Below is a window of Komagataella phaffii GS115 chromosome 1, complete sequence DNA.
AGTATTGAGGGCGCGCATAACTGCGAATTTGCAGATCGCCAACAACTGTGGGACTGACTACTTTCAGCAAGAATTCAATAGGACTCCAACAGAAGGTGGGtcttttcagtttgaacaaaatcattgatgGCTCTAGTGAAAAAGCTAAATGTTAGAGGTTCGTTTTTAGCGTACAATGTAATTTTGCCGGAGAAATCGTGAATTGGGAACCCATTCAAACAATTTGCGGGTTTATTCTTTGGAGTTGGATGGAGGATTAGGACTGGTAGGccatatttttcaaattctttctccaaGTCAAGCTCTCCATCTGATAGAACCAACTTCTCCTTTAGAATCGACACAATAGAGTCTTTTTCAGATAGTAGAATTACTGTCAGATCACAGAAAGTGCTAGGATGATCTGGATCTGGAACTCTTATGATTGTGTTCACATCATCGATCATAAAACACTCATTCGAATTTAGCTTGAGCAATTTTATCGACTGTACCTGTGAAGGATCTAGGAAGTTCAGTTCTGCTTTTACGATGTTGGTCAAGTCATTGAAGTCCCATATCTCGTCATTTTTCACATACAAGCTAAGGGTTTTAATTTCAGTGTAAGCACTCCAGGCAATAAGTTTGGCACAATCCGTGAGAATTCGTAATTTCTCTTCCACATAGTGAGCCTTCTTTTGTGACTTGTACTTTGCCCGGAGCTCATGAATTCGTTGGATCTCTCTTTCAGAGGGTTTTACTTCAATTTTGTCAGCTGTCAGATAAGGCTGAGGCATCGGAGGCGGTAGCCCGATAACCAATTGCTGAAACTCTAGTTCCAATCCAATATGAGCAGGAACCCCCTTTTTGGGCAATGCCACACTGATCTCATTGGGGCTAGTCGGAATTTTATGCGCCAGTAACTTCGATTGGGCCCTATAGGCCACTTTATAGGGAATAGAAAGGAAGCTTTGGGGATTGTGAAATCCACTTGTTAAATCCTGGACTGTCGACCAAAACAGCTGATATAGAACCTCCCTAAAGAATCCAATCTGCTCCTGAGCAACGATATAATAGGAATACAACCAGAAGGTTGCATGCAAAAGCAAACAGTTTATGTTATAGACCATTACACCCCAGGTATTCTCACTACCAATATGCACATTTCCTCCAGGGACAAAGAACCCGTCCACTCTTTTTCCATTGACCGTCCATGTCTCAATGGGAGGTTTGTAGACAAATTCAGAATCGGATTCGGCGGTCTCGGACAGATTTTGAGAGGATTGTTGCATAATTCCAGGGGTATTTGGAAGAGTACTTGTTCAGACTTTGACAGGACCATCCCCACAAGTATTTATATCGCGGTAGCTCTAGTACTCTTTTTAACTTAAAACATGACAGCTGAGTGGATGTCCAAGGATACCACAGCTGACTACTGTGCTTCCGGAAAAAACGTGATGTTTACCAGATGAACTTGACTATATATCAGGAAAGAGAGAGTCTTTTGAACAGCGGATAAAACAATATTCAGTTCATGATACATTAGTAGTATCTTTTCAATTATGACATGTCATCAGTATATCTTCTCGATTCACCTGTATGAGGCCTTCTTGCTCTCAATTTCTGGCACGGTCACGAACAGCTTGACATAGTCCGAGTAGTTGGAATGAGTACTTTCTCAGAGTTGTGCAACAAGTTGAACAGGCTGATTGGAGGTTTTCAAGATCAGCCTCTGAATACTTCTCATCTTGTGAATCTCTCTATTCAGATAGAGTTGCCAATGTCTCTCTATTAAGTTCCTGGAGCCAGTCAATAGTTTGACAAGACCATGAATTACACACTAATTGGCCTCTAGTAAGCACTTCAGTCCTCAATCATACATTGCGCGCCCAAAGAATTTATTCTTCCTACCAACTAGCCAAATAGCCATTACTATGCCAGAACCTTGCAAAGCCCAAGCTTGTGCCATACAAGGTAAGTAGACCAGTCTTATAACAATGCAATGTTCAACACGAATCTAACCTTCACAGATTGCCTGAAAAGTAATCGTTACGACGAATCAAAATGTACCAAATTTATAGATGAACTGTACGCATGTTGCTCTCAGTTCTACAAGGATAATGGGGAAGAAAGTCGAACAGTTTGTTGTCCAAATCCAAGTCTACTTTCCttgaaaatcaaacagcgtcagcaagaaaaaaaggatGCTCGGTTGGTTAACTGAGAGCACATAGATCTATAATCCAACTGCATCATACATAGCAACTACAGGTAAATAAATAGTTTTCAAATGACGAACAAATTACATCATCTGCTCGTACTATTTCAGTTCGAAGCCAACTGCTGAGGTTCATTCCTTATCAGTCAACCTGCAATACATGTTCGTTTAGGACCGCATAGCTTACACACATAAGCACGACAATTTAAGGCCGGAAAAAACGATTCTATCTAAGGAAACCCGAGCACGAAGTCCAACAGCGTTGGCAAAAACTCGCATATGGAAGAGGATACGAGCCGTGACTCTAATGGGTGCCTATGGGTAAGAAAATCCTattcaaactgaaaatatCAATTTATACTTATGGACGGGTAACGGTTGGAACCGTTTTATTGGGAGGGTAATTCTGTTGTCTCTGGACCGTTGAAACATAGTAACGCAACATTACCTAAGCTGAATCGTGGGGCTCGATAAGCAATTACCAGGCCACAAACGGTAGAATCCCCTAAACACACTCCGTAATCGAATAATGGCAAATAAAGTGGCAATCTTCGGAGCACATGGTAAAGTGGCCCAATTGCTCATTTCCAAGCTTGGAAGCTCAAAATACGAACCATTGGCCCTGGTGCGCAAGCAGGAGCAGGTTGATGATTTCATTGCTGGAGGAGTAGATGCCAAACTGATTAGTCTGGAAGATGACACTTTGGGAAAGATTGCAGAGGCTATAAAAGGATGCTCTGCTGTTGTTTTCTCCGCCGGTGCAGGAGGTAAGGGAGGAGCTGACAGaactgttgctgttgaCCTGGACTCTGCTGTGAAGGCCATGGAGGCTACGGAATTGAATAatatcaaaagattcatcaTGGTTAGTGCAATTGGCGCTGATGATAGAGATTTTTGGTATTGGAATATTCCATCTTTGAGAACTTACTATATCTGTAAAAAGTATGCTGATCGTGAATTGAGGAGAACGAATCTGGACTGGACCATCCTCCAACCTGGtgctttgaaagacatCCCGGAAAAAGGTTCTTTACAACcagagaatgaaattttccaaaccaAAACCTACGAAACAGTAGGAATTAGCAGAGCAGACGTCGCTGAGGTAATTCTTCAGTCATTGGAGCATCCTAGTACTATCCACAAGACTCTaactttgatcaatggAGACGTTCCTATCCAGAAATGGATCAAGAATCACAAGAATTGATTAGAATAATGTTTGCAAATGCGAATAAAATGCTCTAGCCttttaattttttcttttgtcGTAATCATGGATATCTGGAGTGTAAGGCTTTAAAGCTGACTCATCTTCCAACCAAATGTAGTTCAAAGAGGGATCAACTGTGATTCTAactttgttttcaaattctcTCAAGGCCTCGTCTATGCCACTAGGTTCTATGCCATTTTTGATCAGCTGTTGTCGAAGAATTCCAATGTGTAATGCCATTTTTACCTCCCTTTCGTTATTGGTCTTCTTTAAAGAGGAGTAAGTAGAAGattgtttcttctggaagCTCTTGAAGTTGGCCTGTAGTTGAGAGATGTTCCGCTTATATCCCTGCTGCTGGGTCTCAAGCTTTTGCTCTAGCTCCCAAGTACGTTTGTAGTTTTCGAATAAAGTTACACTCAGAAGGACCATACAGGTCCAACGAAGAAGTGGTACTATCTTGGACGATGAGGACGAGCTGGACCTGGAAGTGTTTAGTTGAGGATCGCTATGCAATTGTTGGAATGTCTTCGGAGTTGAGCCATCTGAAAAGTAATTTGTCGAAAAGAGTCGCCTTTGAATGAACCTAACTCTAGAGACATTCATGGTCGATAAAGCTAAGtgctttggaagaaagagagtGATAAGTGCGCACGAGAGACTTATAGAAGCACTAGGTTCGTTCCTTCCCTCGCGCGAGATATCCAAGGCGTAACCCTGCTAGATTCAACGGATCAAACTACAGTCTTCAAAGGGAGCAATCAAAACCCAGTCATGAACATTTGAATTAGGATCATTTGGTACAGTAAGTATATTATAACAGCTATATCGCTTAATGACGCTTTGCTTCCTGGATAACGTTTTGCATCTCTTCCAACTTAGCCTTAGCTCTGGTGTGAGTACCCAATCTCTTCTTGGCGAACTTTCTGGCTCTCTTCTCACCAGAGTTTCTGATCAACTCaatgattcttctttcgTATGGAGACAGACCAGTGACCTCACGGACCAACTTTCTAACAAAGTCAGTTCTTTGGCTGATAGCGACTCTCTTTTGTGGAGCAACGGCCTTTGGGGTGACCTTGTGTCCCTTGTTAGCACCTACTGCAATACCTGAATTTGTTAGTACAATATTTCTCATTATTCGGAATGGAATAGATAACTTTGACTTGGAACGGATGATCGAATACTTTGAATGAATGAGTGACCTTGATGACCTCACCAATTACTCGACAAACCTGTTCGATCTGATCAGCATTCATGCCATCTCAAAGATGTATAATTTCCACTCCTTCACTTTCAAGTGTCCAAACGACTTACCTGACTTAGCCATCTCTGTAGTTGAATATGAAGAATGTAAATGACttctcaaaattttcaCCTCAGTGAGAGAAACCCAAGTTGTCGCGAGGGTGTTAGGATGTGGTAGTAGTGCTTCTGGGAGGCCTAACGAAGTTTTCTGCTGAAGGGTTTGGTGGAAGGGAACCATTGGCGCGAAAGAAACATAGGCGTTCTGTGACTGTGATTACCTCTTTTGAGATCATCTTTTCCTCCTATTACATCTACAACGTTGCACTTAGTACCTCAATCTTAGACATTCTCTATATACATGACATCTAGTGGGACAGGACTGCAGAACCTATCTACGCAGTTTGGGCCACTTCGGAAAAGTCATAGTTATACTTGTGCAGCTTTTCTATGACTTCCTCCTGTGCTAGGCTTTTGTGTTGATCATGGTACTCTTTCCAGGTGAGGTCAGAGTCTCCCTTGACCAACGGATACAACTCCTTCAGTAGTCTTCTCTTTCCAACCAGGAATTTCTTACCACTCTGTTGGAAGTAAACATGCTTTTCCTGACCATTCACTgtgatcttttccaaatcttgatAGTAAGTTCgtttcttttggttctccttcttggtaAGAAGCTGAAATTTTAGTTTCCAGCCAGTAGGTCCAAGTTCCTTGATACGTGCACTCTTGTCTTTCAGCAAGTATTGATCCAAtcctccttctttgttgatTGTTCTCAGAACACGGGCTGTCAACTTCACCCTAATCGATTTGTTCAATATCTCACTCCATAGGGACTTGGTGTGAACATTTAATGACcattttcttccattcttgttcttgaactcagaaatcttgttaccaaattgaagaaattgaccTCCATACAATCCCTTGTTGCTCTGTTTGTATATTTTAGAGTCACCATACTTGTATTCTGGGAATTTGGGTGCGGTACGAGGGATGGCCAGTTTTCTCGGTTTGACGTCACCAACCTTCAAATCAGGCTTACGGGCAACTTTTCTCGTCACCACATACTTGTATTGTCTTGCAGAAGCAAGTGTGCTGGTAGAGAATAACCTTAACCCGGTAATCATGTAGTTAGTTCGGATATTTGGTTGTGGAAGTCAAGCTCAAGTTCGATGAAGATAGTAAACTTTTCAGTAACATCCCTCTCGCGAAGGACATACATATTCCTATGCACCTTGCAGAACCTCCGCCCAAAACACCCTTTCAAACTCCCGTTCAGGGAGTTCGTTATTGTAGAAAGTCTGGTATATTAACTGAATAATGTATCATTGAAATATATGCTGAGTTTTCTATTTAGAACCAAACaccttcttgaaagaggaTCCCCACTTCCCTTTACGCAACTTCATTTGCTCATACTCTTGCTTTATGTCGTTGTACTCTACCTCTAACGAGGCCAACTGCTCCTCTAGTAACCGGTTCTCCTCCATTACTTGGGCATTCCGTTCCATAGTTCTTTGGATTTCAGTAGCCAGTTCGGGATTCAGTTCTAGATCTTGCTGgttgaaatcaaaatcCTTCTCAACTTTATCTTGGGAGGAAAGACTTGCTAACCTCTTGTTTAACTCTTCTGAGTCATGTTTCAATTGTTTATTCTCGTCTTCAAGATTGGCGATCCGCACCTTTCCTTCTACCATTTCGTTGGCAATTTCAATGTGTTCtttattcaaaagaagatacTCCCcttcaatcttcttgatgtCTCTATTCAGATTTCCATTAATAGCTCGGAGTTTGCTAATCTCTTGGTCTCGTTCTTGATCCAACTGATTTATTTGATGGAATTCTTTCTCGTATTGGTTGAGACTCAAGGGAATTATGTTCAGGTTTAAGGAATCGGATACTAAATCGTCCAGCCGATAATTATTCGAAGTTACTGCCGAAGCCTTGTTTTCAGCATTGTACACGTCAAACAACCCATCCTTGAGGAATGTCAAGAGCtcatcaaacttcaaagtcaatATGTGACTTTTGTTCTGTATCATGAAATTGACAGCAAATCTTAAGATTGTTTCTAGTCCTTCTGCAATTACAACGTCATAGATTCTAATGACGATCTCAAGTGGAAACTTGTATCCAAAGAGAGTTAAAAACCACTGTGTGGCATACATGGATGATTGAACTCCTTGTTTCCTCAAATGACTGGCTATTTCTGGTGTCAAATCCTCTAGTAGTCTATCAAATTGGAATAATTTCAAGTGGAGACCGGGCATTTCGGGCAGATATAAGTCACGAAATCCataattcttcatcagtgtGACCAACAAACAAAATGTTTCGCTTTCATTCATGTTCATCAGAAGTGGGACAACGATAAAGGCTAAACCTTGAGTGTATCCAAGTTCAGGATCAAATATAGAGTAGGCTTTAATGATCTGATAAAGCTCATTAGACTTGTGTCTCATGTCACTGTTTGTCACAAAACTTGTGCGACACAAGTCTCGCTTAATagcttttccaaacaaacTTTCTTCACTTTTAAGAGTGGCATAAAGTTCTTCCAGAACATATGATTTGGAGTTGGTTATCAATTGCCATATCATTCCACGAATTTCTTTAGGCATACCCATAGACACACGAGAAATGAGCAGTTCTGGATCTTTCTCCACCACTGATGAGTAATCATTCACGACATCTGACCAGAATTCCCAATCAATGTTCTCCATCAATTCATTATTGGAGTACTCAATCCCAACTTTGATCTCGTTGAAAGTAGTTCTAAGCGTGTTGGCACCCGAAACAACTTGTTGTCTGTGTTCGTCTGATCCTTCGTTGACCGAAGAGGTGTTCTTGTGTGCTCTGGATATTAATAAGTTGTAACTGCTGTGGTTCTGCAATCCATTTAACCTCTCGCCAGCTACCTCCTCTGTCAAAAATGCTGGACTTATTATGGGTATCGCTTCTGATGAAAGGTTGCGCGGGGGAAGAGATGGAGGTATCACAGGTGATCGGGGTGGAAGAGAAGGTGGAATCTTAGGTGATCGTGGAGGTAGATCTGGTGGTGACCGGCCTTCAGCCGTGACCTTTGAATTATCAGCATCAGGATCAATCTCTCGGGGCTGAATTGTGTTGCTTTCTGTAAGAGGAGACTCAGTTATTGGTTCCTGGGGGGTATCTACCGAGCTGTCGAAATTCTGATCTGGAACATCCTTCTCAACAGGGAGGTCTGTTTCAGAAGCAGTGCTTGGTACGGTAGCCTCAATTGGGCCAGTATTACCACTTGTGCTCTCAACAGATCGATCATTGACGATCGTTGAAACATTCTCGTCTTTTACATTTTCTTGAGCCTCCTCTCCAGTTTCGGATTCGTTCACAGGAATATCCAGTGAAATGTCCTCCTGAACGTTCTCTTTAGCTTGTTCCGGTTCCTTGCtctcctccaattcctctGTACTCTCCTTCACTAAAACTGGCacttcattttcctttccAGCCTCGTTAATTTCTAATTCTTTCGGCTCTGGAGCCTCTTGGGGCTCCTTATCCTGTGTCTCACGTCGAGAATCAGAGGCAACAGATGTTCCAGCGTCTGAGTTGTCATGCGAAACCtcctcttcaaattctttgcCGTCAGAAGTACTCATTGTAGAATCTGGACTCGATATGAGATAGACTAAGGTGACTTAAAGGAGCTCTCGTGGTTTGAGGCCAGGATTGGTAGTTATAATGCACAAACAGCTCCTGGGATATATCATCGTGAGTTGAGTGGTACACTAACCATAAATCGATAAGAATTAACAAAAACTAGGGCTTACGTAAAACTCAACTAAGCTATATAGAATGAAGGATAGGTCTAGATTAGACATTTAACAGCAACACATCGTCTCGCGTTAAATACTCCAGATCTGTACTGCCTTCCATAGTGGACTCGGGAGTATTCAGCTCCAAGACCCTCGAAGAACCCGGGGCTGAGGATAGTACAGGGTTGTAATTGCTAACCAGGTGATATTGTTGAGACAGAGATGTGTACTCAGAACCAGTGGTTTGATCAGATGTAGACCGAGAGGAAATGTAGTCCAATGAGACTCTATCAAATGATTTCGAAGAAGTTGAGGATAAAGGATTCGGTGAACTTGACCCTGAGGAATACAAGCAATCTTCTGGAACAAATGACCTGGAGCTTGAATGCTCAGCAGTAGAATCATGACGCCTCACAACCCCTTTCGTAATAGCCAAATCTCTCATCAGTTGCTCACATTTAACAGTGTCACAATTGGGGAAAAATACCTCAATCTTGTGACCAGACATGATTAATGGTAATGATCCTAGATTCTCACTAATTCTCTGGATTTCTTCTCTAATAATAGCCAGGTGACGCTCATGTTGAACCATTTCTTCCTCGAGAATGGAAGAAGTTTCTTGATCCAAGATTCCTTCCAACTCAGTATTGTGACTTTGACGTTCAAGGCTAAAAACAACAGCGGATCCTTCGGCCAAACCAGAAGGAGCTTGTTCAGCATTCTTGCCAGACCCAGCGGCAGTGGAAGAAGTAAGCCTCTTAGAAAATTTAGAGAAgtgcttcttcttttgcgAACAGTGTTTCATTTGTTTCATTTGACTGCCGAAATTAGCACCACTTTGTAACAAAGCACGAACAGCGGAagtcaagtttttgactGCCTCCTGCTGACATGAGTAGGCGCAGGTGGAAAACATCCTACTACCTCTTTGAGGGAAAGTTGACTGATACAGCCCACTTGGATAAAATCCGGGTTTCGCAAAAGACGATCTGTACCTTAAAGCTTCACGGTTAAGCTGGTCCAGAACGTTGCTTCTGCCTCCCCTCCAAAAGTATGGGTTGTACTTGCTGGTCCAAAGATGGAATGACCTGCGATTCAAAAAGGACTGCTGGCTCTTGCGCCTAaggttgttgttgatagGAACTCGGACCAGAGCTGGTCGTCTCCGTTGGTGGTTGATCACCTGCTCCGCAAGCTCATCCAGAGCCTGCTTCAGATTCCTTGCTGTCTTCCTCGACAAGGATAGAATATCCTTGAGATTCCCAGCCATGATCTGTTGGTACAAGGAAAGAGCAAGGGATGAAACTATGCTATGCTTATCTAGTGACCTTTTGCGTCATCGGTAAGGGGTGGGGAGGATACGAGTAGGAGACTGCGCGAAAATGGGAAACTTCCATGTTACTTCCAGATCGGGATATACGCGTAGTAATTCTATTATACACAATCAAAGACTATACAAACAGGCCCGCTGCAAATTAATCCATTATAGTGTCCGGAACTTCCAAATCGTTTCTTGGTTCCATACTTCCGAAGCTCATAGGATCCATGGAGTCatcaaaaatcaaactgTAAATGTCGTTGAGTATCTCTTTGTTATTTGGATCTTGAGtagctttcaaaaaatcgTCCACAGTGGAGGTCTTGATGTTTTCAGGACTGTTGCAATTGACTGGAGTAGGAGGCGGGGCTGTTGTCGTAGCTGAAAAGTTGGGGAATCGAACTGCGGTAAACTCTAAGGCAGACATGTCTTCGTCTTCAGGGTCCAGCTTTAAACagtaatcttcaaattcCTGTTTCACTGGTCCAGCCTTCGAACTGGAGAAGGAGttattgttgttgctgttgttgttaaAATAGTTATTGATACTATTATTGTTCATGTTACTGttgtttttgttgataGTGTTGGGGGTCCTGGTATTGTTGGTAGTGCTGGGGCTGCTTTTGGTGTTGCTATTGTTGTTAGAACCAGGAGCGGGGCTGTTACCCATGAGACCGTGCATATCGATCAAATCGTTAATGTTGAGTGGAGAGTCCTTGGCGCTTGTTGTGTCGAACTGTGGCATTACTTGACTCATTGATCTGTCAATAACATTGGCAAACTTAGATGCCAACGAGTTGAGCTTGTTGAGcttcaagaagatcttcttaCTAATTTGAATATCCTCGATCCAAATTGGAGCATATTTGCTATCCGGTTCAGAACAAAGACAAGCGATTGGAATCAGGACAGCCTGGAATAGGAAGTACGTAGCATACCAACATCCAATGACCGATAGTCTAGAGaagtcatcatcatcgtcaatATTCACGAACTGTTGAATAGACAAAATTGTTTCATGAGCAACTCTCAAACAAATAGTTCGACATTCCTTACCTCTGCTAGTCTTACACTGTTGAAGTACCTTGGGATTGGTTACTCCAATGACTCGTTGCCAAATAAATGCTCGGAAAAGGGTAATTTGCAGGTTCTTGTATCTCCAAATCAATCTACTTCGACTTAGATCAAACCATTGCGGTAAGCGGGTATAGTCCACCTGTTTGTTGCTGTCATAATCGTAATATTTGGACGGCGTAACCTTGTAGAACTGAGACATTGCAATTTCATTGCTTTCATGGAAGTAAGCGGGAAGACCCTTtatgaaattttcaatttccaTGTTCATGTCTAGACATTCTTCAACAGTTGGAGCTGGTTTGGAAACCAAACGGTTGTAAATTTTCATAGATAATTCAGTAAACTGGGTTTGCTGAATCAAACCGGAGTATGCTGTTGGGTATGGTTTGTTAAGGTCCTCAGTAGTGATTGAATCCGATTTTATTTCGAtcaattcttccaactcGGCATCATTGATATTGGAACACAGTTGAATATCACACGAATCTCTGCTTGGTAAAGTGATAGGACGACCAAAAGTTATTGAAGCTCCAGCATCGAAAATGTACAAACCCCACCATAACCGTCTTCTGATTTCTAAGTTGAGATAGTGGTCCTTTTCTGTATGGTCCAAGTTGAACTCTTTGTAAAGCCCTAAAGACATAGCCATTCTAATAGCAATACCTAAGTAACTCCATCCTGTATTAGGCTTATTTCTCTTCTGCGTATAGTTCGAAAGGAGAATCAAAGACTCTAACAGCATAATGTTACCACATTCAAAAATACCCACCTGCTTTAAAAGCATCTTTGCTCTATTGTAGTAGCAAAGATCAATCGAGGAAGATTCTCCATTCAAACACCAACATCCTAGAGCAAGTACGACATTAAGCAAAATCTGCCAATGGTTCTCATTCTTGATTGGTAGCTCCCCAGCATAATGTTTGAGGAATGATCCTTTGTGGATGAAAGGATACGATGTGTGATAATACTTGAAGTAGGCCTGGAGATATTGGGATTGGTTGTTAGGGTCATTTAAGTGAGAATCGTAGCCTGGGAATTCAGCCTTCTTTTCGGGTTCCAAAAAGTCATTGGGATCTCCTAGTAAAGAACGAATTGATTGTGGTTCAGTAGGTTCAGTATTAGTCTTGGAGACCGAGTTCCTAACAGAGCTCATAGGAGATATGGAAGCGGAATCAAATTGACCCAGCTTCAATGCCCTTAGAAGTCCAGAACTTGAAGAGAACCCAAAATATCCAGATCCACCCTTAAGGTTAACTGAAAGAGCAGCCATTCCATCGGGGTGGGAATCATTGGTTGTTGTCTGAGAAAGTGGCTGTAGGCTGGGGGACGTTATCAACGAAGAGCAACCGGATTGTTCGTGCTCCGCAAGTGAGTTCAACGAAGTCACGGAATTTTTCTGCGATCTTCGGCTATGATTCCAGTAAGAATGTGAGACATTCGTGGAATCGACGGATGTCGGAGGTTGCTGCATTACCAACAATTGATCTGGGGTGTCTTCCTCCTCCCAATCGAAACCGTTGATTTCATCATTCAGGAAGTAGTCATCTGGAACTATTGGACGGAATGAAGATTTGGG
It encodes the following:
- a CDS encoding 60S ribosomal protein L36; protein product: MRNIVLTNSGIAVGANKGHKVTPKAVAPQKRVAISQRTDFVRKLVREVTGLSPYERRIIELIRNSGEKRARKFAKKRLGTHTRAKAKLEEMQNVIQEAKRH
- a CDS encoding 54S ribosomal protein L24, mitochondrial, with amino-acid sequence MITGLRLFSTSTLASARQYKYVVTRKVARKPDLKVGDVKPRKLAIPRTAPKFPEYKYGDSKIYKQSNKGLYGGQFLQFGNKISEFKNKNGRKWSLNVHTKSLWSEILNKSIRVKLTARVLRTINKEGGLDQYLLKDKSARIKELGPTGWKLKFQLLTKKENQKKRTYYQDLEKITVNGQEKHVYFQQSGKKFLVGKRRLLKELYPLVKGDSDLTWKEYHDQHKSLAQEEVIEKLHKYNYDFSEVAQTA
- a CDS encoding GTPase-activating protein translates to MSTSDGKEFEEEVSHDNSDAGTSVASDSRRETQDKEPQEAPEPKELEINEAGKENEVPVLVKESTEELEESKEPEQAKENVQEDISLDIPVNESETGEEAQENVKDENVSTIVNDRSVESTSGNTGPIEATVPSTASETDLPVEKDVPDQNFDSSVDTPQEPITESPLTESNTIQPREIDPDADNSKVTAEGRSPPDLPPRSPKIPPSLPPRSPVIPPSLPPRNLSSEAIPIISPAFLTEEVAGERLNGLQNHSSYNLLISRAHKNTSSVNEGSDEHRQQVVSGANTLRTTFNEIKVGIEYSNNELMENIDWEFWSDVVNDYSSVVEKDPELLISRVSMGMPKEIRGMIWQLITNSKSYVLEELYATLKSEESLFGKAIKRDLCRTSFVTNSDMRHKSNELYQIIKAYSIFDPELGYTQGLAFIVVPLLMNMNESETFCLLVTLMKNYGFRDLYLPEMPGLHLKLFQFDRLLEDLTPEIASHLRKQGVQSSMYATQWFLTLFGYKFPLEIVIRIYDVVIAEGLETILRFAVNFMIQNKSHILTLKFDELLTFLKDGLFDVYNAENKASAVTSNNYRLDDLVSDSLNLNIIPLSLNQYEKEFHQINQLDQERDQEISKLRAINGNLNRDIKKIEGEYLLLNKEHIEIANEMVEGKVRIANLEDENKQLKHDSEELNKRLASLSSQDKVEKDFDFNQQDLELNPELATEIQRTMERNAQVMEENRLLEEQLASLEVEYNDIKQEYEQMKLRKGKWGSSFKKVFGSK
- a CDS encoding Lactose regulatory protein is translated as MHHKERLIDHISSESNFSLSTSSMPSFSHESNQSPNPMLIEQACDSCRKRKLRCSKEYPKCSKCVTHKWSCVYSPRTVRSPLTRAHLTKVENRVRMLEDLLERVFPTQSVDQLLEKRTSLSGNSTGHSPSYPNSNSVSPQNSSPKVSDSSSTTAEPAPVLPSKPKSSFRPIVPDDYFLNDEINGFDWEEEDTPDQLLVMQQPPTSVDSTNVSHSYWNHSRRSQKNSVTSLNSLAEHEQSGCSSLITSPSLQPLSQTTTNDSHPDGMAALSVNLKGGSGYFGFSSSSGLLRALKLGQFDSASISPMSSVRNSVSKTNTEPTEPQSIRSLLGDPNDFLEPEKKAEFPGYDSHLNDPNNQSQYLQAYFKYYHTSYPFIHKGSFLKHYAGELPIKNENHWQILLNVVLALGCWCLNGESSSIDLCYYNRAKMLLKQVGIFECGNIMLLESLILLSNYTQKRNKPNTGWSYLGIAIRMAMSLGLYKEFNLDHTEKDHYLNLEIRRRLWWGLYIFDAGASITFGRPITLPSRDSCDIQLCSNINDAELEELIEIKSDSITTEDLNKPYPTAYSGLIQQTQFTELSMKIYNRLVSKPAPTVEECLDMNMEIENFIKGLPAYFHESNEIAMSQFYKVTPSKYYDYDSNKQVDYTRLPQWFDLSRSRLIWRYKNLQITLFRAFIWQRVIGVTNPKVLQQCKTSRGKECRTICLRVAHETILSIQQFVNIDDDDDFSRLSVIGCWYATYFLFQAVLIPIACLCSEPDSKYAPIWIEDIQISKKIFLKLNKLNSLASKFANVIDRSMSQVMPQFDTTSAKDSPLNINDLIDMHGLMGNSPAPGSNNNSNTKSSPSTTNNTRTPNTINKNNSNMNNNSINNYFNNNSNNNNSFSSSKAGPVKQEFEDYCLKLDPEDEDMSALEFTAVRFPNFSATTTAPPPTPVNCNSPENIKTSTVDDFLKATQDPNNKEILNDIYSLIFDDSMDPMSFGSMEPRNDLEVPDTIMD